The following proteins are co-located in the Deltaproteobacteria bacterium genome:
- the truA gene encoding tRNA pseudouridine(38-40) synthase TruA — translation MIGAERIIKLVLEYDGGAYAGWQRQKGIVTIQEVIETALRTMLHEPVTLHGSGRTDAGVHATGQVAHFVTAATYEAGVFQNALNALLPPDIAVKEASEAPSGFHARYSVQSKRYHYLICNRFVRPALMRDRAWHVRVPLDLEAMAGALESIEGTHDFSAFQSAGSCAKSPVRTIFQQSLSEDANGMVCVALKADGFLRHMVRNTVGTLVQVGGHAITPSDFTRVLTGKDRSRAGPKAPPQGLYLVEVEYGQHSD, via the coding sequence GTGATCGGCGCCGAAAGAATCATCAAGCTGGTTCTCGAGTATGACGGCGGCGCTTACGCCGGATGGCAACGCCAGAAGGGGATCGTCACCATTCAGGAAGTCATCGAAACCGCTTTGAGGACCATGCTCCATGAGCCGGTCACCCTGCACGGCTCGGGCCGTACGGATGCCGGCGTCCATGCGACGGGTCAGGTGGCCCATTTTGTGACCGCCGCAACCTACGAAGCCGGCGTCTTTCAGAACGCATTGAACGCGCTGCTGCCGCCGGACATCGCGGTAAAGGAAGCCTCCGAGGCGCCTTCAGGGTTCCATGCCCGCTATTCGGTCCAATCAAAACGATATCATTACCTGATCTGCAACCGCTTCGTTCGCCCCGCGTTGATGCGGGATCGAGCCTGGCACGTGCGCGTTCCCTTGGATCTGGAAGCTATGGCCGGCGCCCTCGAGTCCATCGAGGGAACGCACGACTTTTCGGCTTTCCAGTCAGCGGGCAGTTGCGCAAAAAGTCCCGTGCGGACGATTTTCCAGCAATCCCTGTCAGAGGATGCCAACGGCATGGTCTGCGTCGCGCTCAAAGCGGATGGATTTCTGCGGCACATGGTAAGAAACACTGTCGGAACGCTGGTTCAGGTGGGCGGACACGCCATTACACCATCGGATTTCACTCGCGTGCTGACCGGAAAGGACCGATCCCGCGCCGGTCCGAAAGCACCCCCCCAGGGTCTCTATCTCGTTGAAGTGGAATACGGACAACACAGCGACTAA